In Anser cygnoides isolate HZ-2024a breed goose chromosome Z, Taihu_goose_T2T_genome, whole genome shotgun sequence, a genomic segment contains:
- the SIGMAR1 gene encoding sigma non-opioid intracellular receptor 1 has product MGVPGPWALRAGLALGALALLLQGLRGWLACKRYEFQPAEIAQLARHHAGLDHELAFSKIIVELRKKHPGHILPDEDLQWVFVNAGGWMGSMCLLHASLTEYVLLFGTAVDTGGHSGRYWADISDTVISGTFRQWKEGTTRSEIYYPGDTIVHQAGEATSVQWSAGTWMVEYGRGFIPSTLAFALADTLFSTQDFLTLFYTLRVYAKGLLLEASAFISTLGC; this is encoded by the exons ATGGGGGTGCCGGGGCCGTGGGCGCTGCGGGCCGGGCTGGCGCTGGGGGCTTTGgccttgctgctgcagggcctgcGGGGCTGGCTGGCCTGCAAGAGGTACGAGTTCCAGCCCGCAGAGATCGCCCAGCTCGCCCGGCACCACGCGG GGCTGGACCATGAGCTGGCTTTCTCCAAGATCATCGTGGAGCTGCGGAAGAAGCACCCGGGCCACATCCTGCCCGACGAGGACCTGCAGTGGGTGTTCGTGAACGCGGGCGGCTGGATGGGCTCCATGTGCCTGCTGCACGCCTCCCTCACCGAGTACGTGCTGCTCTTCGGGACGGCCGTCGACACCGGGGGACACTCGG GTCGGTACTGGGCGGATATCTCCGACACCGTCATCTCGGGCACGTTCCGGCAGTGGAAGGAGGGGACCACCAGGAGTGAGATCTACTATCCCG GGGATACCATCGTGCACCAGGCAGGAGAGGCCACATCGGTGCAGTGGAGCGCGGGCACCTGGATGGTGGAGTACGGCCGGGGCTTCATCCCCTCCACACTCGCCTTCGCCCTGGCTGACACCCTCTTCAGCACTCAGGACTTCCTCACCCTCTTCTACACCCTGCGCGTCTACGCCAAGGGCCTGCTCCTGGAAGCCAGCGCCTTCATCAGCACCTTGGGGTGCTGA
- the GALT gene encoding galactose-1-phosphate uridylyltransferase: MEEAGGGRGFSASEHQHCRYNPLRDEWVLVSAHRVKRPWQGQLEEPPAEDVPRWDPANPLCPGATRANGEVNPHYEGTFVFPNDFPALQPDAPAPGDSDHPLFQAAAARGVCKVMCFHPWSDLTLPLMSLAEIRAVIDAWAELAAELGASYPWVQIFENKGAMMGCSNPHPHCQVWASSFLPNEARLEERTQRQYRDQHGVPMLLEYAEQEARRKERLVVENKDWLVVVPYWATWPFQTLLLPRRHVLRLQDLRDSERDSLASIMRRLLIKYDNLFRVSFPYSMGWHGAPTGPHLQEDCGHWQLHAHYYPPLLRSATIRKFMVGYEMLAQAQRDLTPEQAAERLRSLPEVHYKQRPQETS; this comes from the exons ATGGAGGAGGCCGGAGGGGGACGGGGGTTCAGTGCCAGCG AGCACCAGCACTGCCGCTACAACCCGCTGCGGGACGAGTGGGTGCTGGTGTCCGCACACCGCGTCAAGCGGCCCTGGCaggggcagctggaggagccccCCGCCGAGGACGTGCCCCGATGGGACCCCGCCAACCCCCTCTGTCCCGGGGCCACCCGGGCCAACGGCGAG GTGAACCCCCACTACGAGGGCACCTTCGTCTTCCCCAACGACTTCCCCGCGCTGCAGCCCGATGCCCCCGCACCCG GTGACAGCGACCACCCCCTGTTTCAAGCAGCAGCCGCCCGGGGTGTGTG CAAGGTGATGTGCTTCCACCCCTGGTCCGACCTGACGCTGCCCCTCATGTCGCTGGCGGAGATCCGGGCCGTGATCGAtgcctgggcagagctggcggCCGAGCTGGGGGCCTCCTACCCCTGGGTGCAG ATCTTCGAGAACAAGGGGGCGATGATGGGCTGCTCCAACCCGCACCCGCACTGCCAG GTGTGGGCCAGCAGCTTCCTCCCCAACGAGGCGCGCCTGGAGGAGCGGACGCAGCGGCAGTACCGGGACCAGCACGGCGTGCCCATGCTGCTGGAGTATGCCGAGCAGGAGGCGCGCCGCAAG GAGCGGCTGGTGGTGGAGAACAAGGACTGGCTGGTGGTGGTGCCCTACTGGGCCACCTGGCCCTTCCagaccctgctgctgccccgccGACACGTCCTCCGCCTGCAGGACCTGCGTGACAGCGAGAGGGACA GCCTGGCCTCCATCATGCGGAGGCTGCTCATCAAGTACGACAACCTCTTCCGAGTCTCCTTCCCCTACTCCATGGGCTGGCACG GAGCCCCCACGGGCCCTCACCTGCAGGAGGACTGCGGGCACTGGCAGCTCCATGCCCACTACTACCCGCCGCTGCTCCGCTCCGCCACCATCCGCAAGTTCATGGTGGGCTACGAGATGCTGGCGCAGGCGCAGCGGGACCTCACCCCGGAGCAG GCTGCAGAGCGCCTGAGGAGCCTCCCCGAGGTTCACTACAAGCAGAGGCCCCAGGAGACGTCGTGA